One window of Candidatus Bealeia paramacronuclearis genomic DNA carries:
- a CDS encoding Rpn family recombination-promoting nuclease/putative transposase, translating into MSDKPLISFDYAIKYILKNKGDYEIIERFISTLLQTQGYPPVTINALLDSESNKESFDLKRSIADLVVQDKDDNKYIVEIERSFTPNFLHKACFNSSRLIVDSISGNQDYTSIKKVFHISLLYFATQTMKSPLYHGQTIFHEIDTTHPVNVKIANQGLIMFETPNVFPEYFIISLPRFNDQVQHELDEWLYMMKHSEVLPSFQSPVMKKVAERLAVIHMSNEERNTYFAYLKEAVHSQDVLLAASEKGKKEGFEKGLEKGREEGREEGREKERLDMAKRLLQSGQTIAFVAQMTGLDEKRLTVLKDTQKTP; encoded by the coding sequence ATGTCAGATAAACCTCTCATCAGTTTCGATTACGCGATTAAGTACATCCTCAAGAACAAGGGCGATTACGAGATTATCGAAAGGTTTATCTCGACACTTCTACAAACACAGGGATATCCTCCTGTGACTATCAATGCTCTTCTCGACAGCGAGTCCAACAAGGAATCTTTTGATCTCAAACGCAGTATCGCGGATCTTGTCGTGCAAGACAAAGACGACAATAAATACATTGTTGAGATCGAACGCTCTTTTACACCCAACTTTTTGCACAAAGCGTGTTTTAATTCTTCACGTCTCATCGTGGATAGTATTTCTGGGAATCAGGACTACACCAGCATCAAAAAAGTCTTCCATATCAGTCTGCTTTATTTTGCAACGCAGACCATGAAATCCCCTCTCTATCATGGGCAGACGATCTTTCATGAAATTGACACCACGCATCCTGTCAACGTGAAGATCGCCAATCAGGGTCTCATCATGTTTGAGACACCTAACGTGTTTCCGGAGTACTTCATTATCTCGCTGCCGCGTTTTAACGATCAGGTGCAACATGAACTCGATGAATGGCTTTACATGATGAAGCACTCCGAAGTCCTCCCTTCTTTCCAATCACCTGTGATGAAGAAGGTTGCAGAACGCTTGGCGGTCATCCACATGTCCAATGAAGAGCGCAATACGTACTTTGCCTATCTCAAAGAGGCTGTTCACTCGCAAGACGTTCTCTTGGCTGCATCTGAAAAAGGCAAAAAAGAAGGCTTCGAGAAAGGTCTTGAGAAAGGTCGTGAAGAGGGTCGTGAAGAGGGTCGTGAAAAAGAAAGACTCGACATGGCCAAACGACTTCTGCAAAGCGGACAAACAATCGCATTTGTCGCGCAGATGACGGGACTTGATGAGAAGAGGCTCACTGTTCTCAAGGACACCCAAAAGACGCCTTGA